The following proteins are encoded in a genomic region of Sesamum indicum cultivar Zhongzhi No. 13 linkage group LG8, S_indicum_v1.0, whole genome shotgun sequence:
- the LOC105167641 gene encoding probable mitochondrial-processing peptidase subunit beta, mitochondrial, whose amino-acid sequence MTIRQLINLGRRTRKPIRPFTSVQPLSTAVATASEASLPSPPPPTAMIYDRLAESVKEKLKKLEDPDPRFLKYNSPHPAVHSHTEILSAPLTRVTTLPNGLRIATESTLASTTATVGVFIDAGSRFESDESNGTAHFLEHMIFKGTERRNARELEEEIENMGGHLNAYTSREQTTYYAKVMDKDVPRALDILSDILQNSRFDEQRIIRERDVILREMEEVEGQTEEVIFDHLHATAFQYTPLGRTILGPAENVKTIGKEHLRNYISTHYTAPRTVVVASGAVKHEDVVEEVKKLFTKLSSNPTTASELVAKEPAIFTGSEVRMLDDDIPLAQFAVAFEGASWTDPDSIALMVMQSMLGSWNKNAGGGKHMGSELAQRVGINEIAESMMAFNTNYKDTGLFGVYAVAKPDCLDDLAYAIMYEITKLCYRVSEADVVRARNQLKSSLLLHIDGTSPVAEDIGRQLLTYGRRIPYAELFARIDAVDASTVKRVANRFIFDRDVAISAVGPIQGLPDYNWFRRRTYWLRY is encoded by the exons ATGACGATCCGCCAGCTGATAAACCTCGGTCGACGCACTCGAAAACCAATCCGTCCTTTCACCTCGGTCCAGCCACTCTCCACCGCCGTGGCCACCGCTTCCGAGGCCTCCCTCccttctcctcctccaccaaccGCAATGATCTACGACCGATTGGCCGAATCCGTCAAGGAAAAGCTCAAAAAACTTGAAGACCCCGATCCTCGATTCCTCAAGTACAACTCACCTCATCCGGCAGTACATTCTCACACTGAAATCCTCTCCGCTCCACTTACCCGAGTCACCACTCTCCCCAATGGCCTCCGAATCGCCACCGAGTCGACTCTCGCCTCGACAACCGCCACCGTTGGTGTTTTCATTGACGCTGGATCGAGGTTTGAGAGTGATGAATCCAATGGCACAGCACATTTTTTGGAGcatatgatatttaagggGACGGAGAGGAGGAACGCGAGGGAATTGGAGGAGGAGATTGAGAATATGGGTGGCCATTTGAATGCTTATACTTCAAGGGAGCAGACGACATACTACGCCAAGGTGATGGATAAGGATGTGCCCCGTGCACTGGATATTTTATCTGATATTCTGCAGAATTCCAGGTTTGATGAGCAAAGGATTATCCGGGAGAGGGATGTTATTCTCCGGGAGATGGAGGAG GTTGAAGGACAAACAGAAGAAGTTATATTTGATCACCTACATGCTACTGCCTTCCAGTATACACCACTGGGTAGGACAATACTTGGACCTGCTGAAAATGTCAAGACTATTGGCAAAGAACATCTAAGAAACTACATATCAACTCATTACACTGCTCCCAGAACG GTAGTCGTCGCCTCTGGTGCTGTTAAGCATGAAGATGTTGTTGAGGAGGTgaagaaattatttacaaaGTTGTCATCAAACCCAACAACAGCTTCTGAGTTAGTTGCTAAAGAACCTGCAATCTTTACGGGCTCAGAG GTTAGGATGCTTGATGACGACATTCCTCTTGCCCAATTTGCTGTTGCTTTTGAAGGGGCATCTTGGACAGATCCGGATTCCATTGCTTTAATGGTTATGCAGTCAATGTTGGGTTCCTGGAACAAAAATGCAGGTGGTGGGAAGCACATGGG TTCTGAGCTTGCGCAGAGGGTTGGTATCAATGAGATAGCAGAGAGCATGATGGCGTTCAATACCAACTATAAAGACACTGGCTTGTTTGGTGTTTATGCTGTTGCTAAG CCTGACTGCTTGGATGATTTGGCCTATGCAATTATGTATGAAATAACCAAGCTATGTTATCGCGTGTCAGAGGCCGATGTGGTCCGTGCTCGTAACCAG TTGAAATCTTCTCTGCTGCTGCACATTGATGGAACCAGCCCTGTTGCTGAGGATATTGGACGTCAG CTGCTTACATATGGTAGAAGGATCCCATATGCTGAACTATTTGCCAGGATAGATGCTGTAGATGCCAGCACTGTCAAACGTGTTGCAAACCGTTTTATCTTTGATAGA GATGTTGCCATTAGCGCCGTGGGTCCCATCCAGGGCTTGCCAGACTACAACTGGTTCAGGCGCAGGACCTACTGGCTCCGTTACTAG
- the LOC105167640 gene encoding 40S ribosomal protein S19-3, producing the protein MAASARTVKDVSPHEFVKAYAAHLKRSGKMELPEWTDIVKTGVLKELAPYDPDWYYIRAASMARKIYLRGGLGVGAFRRIYGGSKRNGSRPPHFGKSSGSVARHILQQLQNMNIVEMDTTGGRKITSSGQRDLDQVAGRIVVVAP; encoded by the exons ATGGCGGCATCTGCGAGAACTGTTAAGGATGTTTCTCCTCACGAGTTCGTGAAAGCCTACGCCGCTCACCTCAAGCGCTCCGGCAAG ATGGAGCTTCCTGAGTGGACTGATATTGTGAAAACCGGTGTGCTTAAAGAACTTGCTCCATATGATCCTGATTGGTACTACATTAGAGCTG CTTCCATGGCTAGGAAGATCTATTTGAGGGGAGGTCTTGGTGTTGGTGCCTTCCGGAGAATTTATGGTGGGAGCAAGAGAAATGGGAGTCGTCCACCCCATTTTGGCAAAAGCAGTGGTTCTGTTGCTCGACACATTCTTCAACAGTTGCAGAATATGAACATTGTTGAGATGGATACAACGGG tggaagaaaaattacatctagtggCCAAAGGGACCTCGATCAAGTTGCTGGAAGAATTGTTGTGGTTGCACCATAG